In Heptranchias perlo isolate sHepPer1 unplaced genomic scaffold, sHepPer1.hap1 HAP1_SCAFFOLD_87, whole genome shotgun sequence, a single window of DNA contains:
- the LOC137319580 gene encoding zinc finger protein 774-like isoform X1: MRSPLTLLNSSEYRPRGRNLSSYDSPAIPGISLVNLRCTPSMARTSFLRGLEGEDLQTGNSNQTSRQDLTESLDSSGPEYRRPLTMEGKGTNHSGEKPYMCSVCDCAFSRSSNLAMHMRSHTGEQPFKCGDCGKGFNYPSELETHRRSHTGERLFTCSVCGKGFTRSSHLLTHRPVHTGERPFTCSVCGKGFTQSSHLLTHQHIHTGERPFRCSVCGKGFTQMSNQLRHQRVHAGERPFICSVCGKGFTQSSTLLRHQRTHTGERPFTCSMCGKGFTRSSHLLTHQRVHTEERPFRCSASRVTSGGTLGPGRSGRLSVSGNVVARPGVWDEWERGPGIWEHWGGSILGSEQTGGDPGFMAHWEGEPWGWEPWGWSQGPGPLGGQSRCL; the protein is encoded by the exons atgagatctcctctcactcttctaaactcgagtgaatacaggcctcgtggacgcaatctctcctcatacgacagtcctgccatcccaggaatcagtctggtgaaccttcgctgcactccctctatggcaaggacatcctttcttag gggattagaaggggaggatttacagacaggaaactcaaaccaaacatcacgtcaagatctgacagagtccctcgattcatcaggacctgaatatcgtcGGCCTTTGACTATGGAAGGAAAAGGCACcaatcacagcggggagaaaccatacatgtgctctgtgtgtgactgtgccttcagtcgatcgtccaacctggcgatgcacatgcgcagtcacaCAGGGGAACAACCGTTCAAAtgcggggactgtgggaagggattcaattacccgtcggagctggaaactcatcgacgcagtcacaccggggagaggctgttcacctgctccgtgtgtgggaagggattcactcggtcgtcTCACCTGCTCACACACCGGCctgttcacaccggggagaggccgttcacctgctccgtgtgtgggaagggattcactcagtcctcccacctgctgacacaccagcatattcacaccggggagaggccgtttcgatgctccgtgtgtgggaagggattcactcagatgTCCAAccagctgagacaccagcgagttcacgcaggagagaggccgttcatctgctccgtgtgcgggaagggattcactcagtcgtccaccctgctgagacaccaacgcactcacaccggcgagaggccgttcacctgctccatgtgcgggaagggattcactcggtcgtcCCACCTGctcacacaccagcgagttcacactgaagagAGGCCATTTCGATGCTCAGCGTCTCGTGTTACTTCTGGGGGGACCTTGGGGCCTGGGAGGTCTGGGAGGTTGTCTGTTTCTGGGAACGTTGTGGCGAGACCTGGTGTCTGGGATGAGTGGGAGAGGGGACCTGGGATCTGGGAGCATTGGGGAGGGAGTATCCTTGGGTCTGAGCAGACTGGAGGTGATCCTGGGTTCATGGCACACTGGGAGGGTGAGCCCTGGGGCTGGGAGCCCTGGGGCTGGTCCCAGGGTCCAGGGCCACTGGGAGGCCAATCTAGGTGCCTGTGA
- the LOC137319580 gene encoding zinc finger protein 774-like isoform X2, with protein MEGKGTNHSGEKPYMCSVCDCAFSRSSNLAMHMRSHTGEQPFKCGDCGKGFNYPSELETHRRSHTGERLFTCSVCGKGFTRSSHLLTHRPVHTGERPFTCSVCGKGFTQSSHLLTHQHIHTGERPFRCSVCGKGFTQMSNQLRHQRVHAGERPFICSVCGKGFTQSSTLLRHQRTHTGERPFTCSMCGKGFTRSSHLLTHQRVHTEERPFRCSASRVTSGGTLGPGRSGRLSVSGNVVARPGVWDEWERGPGIWEHWGGSILGSEQTGGDPGFMAHWEGEPWGWEPWGWSQGPGPLGGQSRCL; from the coding sequence ATGGAAGGAAAAGGCACcaatcacagcggggagaaaccatacatgtgctctgtgtgtgactgtgccttcagtcgatcgtccaacctggcgatgcacatgcgcagtcacaCAGGGGAACAACCGTTCAAAtgcggggactgtgggaagggattcaattacccgtcggagctggaaactcatcgacgcagtcacaccggggagaggctgttcacctgctccgtgtgtgggaagggattcactcggtcgtcTCACCTGCTCACACACCGGCctgttcacaccggggagaggccgttcacctgctccgtgtgtgggaagggattcactcagtcctcccacctgctgacacaccagcatattcacaccggggagaggccgtttcgatgctccgtgtgtgggaagggattcactcagatgTCCAAccagctgagacaccagcgagttcacgcaggagagaggccgttcatctgctccgtgtgcgggaagggattcactcagtcgtccaccctgctgagacaccaacgcactcacaccggcgagaggccgttcacctgctccatgtgcgggaagggattcactcggtcgtcCCACCTGctcacacaccagcgagttcacactgaagagAGGCCATTTCGATGCTCAGCGTCTCGTGTTACTTCTGGGGGGACCTTGGGGCCTGGGAGGTCTGGGAGGTTGTCTGTTTCTGGGAACGTTGTGGCGAGACCTGGTGTCTGGGATGAGTGGGAGAGGGGACCTGGGATCTGGGAGCATTGGGGAGGGAGTATCCTTGGGTCTGAGCAGACTGGAGGTGATCCTGGGTTCATGGCACACTGGGAGGGTGAGCCCTGGGGCTGGGAGCCCTGGGGCTGGTCCCAGGGTCCAGGGCCACTGGGAGGCCAATCTAGGTGCCTGTGA